A single genomic interval of Spirosoma linguale DSM 74 harbors:
- a CDS encoding capsular exopolysaccharide family (KEGG: sun:SUN_1559 capsular polysaccharide biosynthesis protein~TIGRFAM: capsular exopolysaccharide family~PFAM: lipopolysaccharide biosynthesis protein) has protein sequence MATNSSNYSYVPYQLMDTGSTQIRATLLRYVRYWYWFVLSVGTLLIVAFFYLLYQQPIYKSTASLLVKDEKKGLDSESMLKELEIFAPKKVVENEIEVLKSYTLMARVVQQLHLDVVYYRETPFGKRELFNQSPVRLIIEQANPSLYTADPLHLAFIDKNTVSLNGQRYPLNQSVKTPYGRLRVFPRQPVSSSTEPVFIQVFEEEKIVNGYLKVLKAEPTSKASTVIALSLETAVQDKGEAILNRLIDVYNEAAVLDKNRVASNTLNFIEERLQLVAGELESVEKGVERYKSAQGITDLTSQAQGFLETVQRNDAEMSQVSIQLGALREIEEYIHQQPGHRNGTPATLGLSDPTLINLIQTATKLEAQRNELAQTVPDKNPLLRTVDAQIRAIKADINENIGTMRAMLTTAQRQFTRTNQTIEGTIRTIPAKERALLNITRQQAIKNDLYTYLLRKREETAVSFASTISDSRVIDVARSEAKPTKPNKPLTYLLFMLVGLMIPIGIMSSRDVINNRVIRRADVEAQTQTPILGEIVRKRSPDSLVVSSRVNSVIAEQIRALRTNLSFLRDHRAGSQVLLFTSSINGEGKSFLSLNLGASLALVGSRTVILEMDLRKPQLRNSLDIDNGLGLSNYLIGETTVEAIIQPIIGNDNYYIVRSGPLPPNPSELLSGVRLEKLIRELRERFNYVIIDAPPVGLVTDAQLIAPYADATLYIVRHDVTPRNYLKMIEMLHREKRFNKLNIVLNDVGDSEPNYYSYGQKGNAYGYTNTKKKTLLDRLLSTT, from the coding sequence ATGGCAACCAACTCATCGAACTACAGCTACGTGCCATACCAGCTCATGGACACGGGCAGCACCCAAATCAGAGCAACGCTGTTGCGGTATGTCCGTTACTGGTACTGGTTTGTGCTATCGGTAGGGACATTACTTATCGTCGCTTTTTTTTACCTGCTCTACCAGCAGCCTATCTACAAAAGCACGGCAAGTTTACTGGTTAAGGACGAAAAAAAAGGACTGGACTCCGAGAGCATGCTCAAAGAGCTGGAAATTTTTGCCCCGAAAAAAGTAGTCGAGAATGAAATTGAAGTGCTGAAGTCCTACACCCTGATGGCTCGGGTGGTTCAACAACTCCATCTGGACGTAGTCTATTATCGCGAAACGCCATTTGGTAAACGGGAGCTATTTAACCAGTCGCCGGTGCGTTTGATCATTGAGCAAGCCAACCCGTCACTCTACACGGCAGACCCGCTACACCTGGCCTTTATCGACAAAAATACCGTCAGCCTAAACGGTCAGCGATATCCCCTCAACCAGAGCGTAAAGACGCCTTACGGCCGGTTACGGGTGTTTCCCCGCCAGCCGGTTTCATCATCGACCGAGCCCGTTTTCATTCAGGTTTTCGAGGAGGAAAAAATAGTCAATGGCTATTTGAAAGTACTGAAGGCCGAGCCTACCAGCAAAGCCTCTACGGTAATAGCCCTTTCACTGGAAACAGCCGTTCAGGATAAAGGAGAAGCTATTCTGAATCGCCTGATCGATGTTTATAACGAAGCCGCCGTACTGGATAAAAACCGCGTTGCGTCGAACACCCTGAATTTTATCGAAGAACGGCTGCAACTGGTAGCGGGCGAGCTGGAATCGGTCGAAAAAGGCGTTGAACGATACAAATCGGCGCAGGGAATTACCGACCTTACCAGCCAGGCGCAGGGCTTTCTGGAAACCGTTCAGCGCAATGATGCCGAGATGAGTCAGGTTTCTATTCAGTTGGGAGCCCTCCGTGAAATTGAGGAGTATATTCACCAGCAACCCGGTCATCGGAATGGTACACCTGCAACCCTTGGCTTAAGTGACCCCACCCTGATCAACCTCATTCAAACCGCTACCAAGTTAGAAGCACAACGGAATGAACTGGCACAGACAGTTCCGGATAAAAATCCACTCCTGCGCACTGTCGATGCCCAAATCAGAGCCATTAAAGCCGACATCAATGAGAATATAGGCACCATGCGGGCTATGCTCACCACAGCCCAGCGCCAGTTTACCCGGACTAACCAGACGATAGAAGGGACAATACGAACAATACCGGCCAAAGAGCGGGCGCTGCTGAACATTACCCGCCAGCAGGCCATCAAAAATGATTTGTATACCTATTTGCTGCGCAAACGGGAAGAAACGGCGGTATCCTTTGCTTCGACTATTTCCGACTCCCGGGTAATCGACGTAGCCCGTAGTGAAGCAAAACCAACGAAACCGAACAAGCCGCTCACTTACCTGCTGTTTATGCTTGTTGGTTTGATGATCCCTATTGGCATCATGAGTAGTCGTGATGTCATTAACAACCGGGTAATCCGGCGAGCCGATGTAGAAGCCCAGACCCAAACGCCCATTTTAGGCGAAATTGTACGAAAACGCTCACCCGACTCACTTGTCGTATCCTCGCGGGTAAACTCGGTCATTGCCGAACAGATCAGGGCCCTGCGTACCAACCTGAGCTTCCTGCGCGATCACCGAGCGGGTAGTCAGGTGTTACTTTTCACGTCCAGCATCAACGGCGAAGGGAAATCGTTTCTCTCCCTGAACCTCGGAGCTAGTCTGGCTCTGGTGGGGTCACGAACCGTAATTCTGGAGATGGACTTGCGAAAACCTCAACTTCGCAACTCACTCGACATCGACAATGGGCTGGGACTGAGCAACTATTTGATTGGCGAAACAACCGTAGAGGCTATTATCCAACCAATTATAGGCAATGACAATTATTACATCGTTCGAAGCGGCCCACTGCCCCCCAATCCGTCTGAGTTACTGAGTGGAGTTCGGCTGGAGAAACTGATTCGTGAATTGCGGGAACGCTTTAACTATGTGATCATCGATGCACCACCCGTTGGTCTGGTTACCGATGCCCAGCTCATTGCCCCGTATGCCGATGCTACCTTATACATCGTTCGGCACGATGTTACGCCCCGGAATTATTTGAAAATGATTGAAATGCTTCACCGCGAAAAGCGCTTCAACAAACTCAACATTGTACTCAATGACGTTGGTGACAGTGAACCGAATTACTACAGCTATGGCCAGAAAGGAAATGCCTACGGCTACACAAACACCAAGAAAAAAACGCTGCTAGACCGCTTACTTTCTACTACTTAA
- a CDS encoding polysaccharide export protein (PFAM: polysaccharide export protein; Soluble ligand binding domain~KEGG: sun:SUN_1557 polysaccharide export system outer membrane protein), which yields MNYTFYDYPSQRTFLRFFITVIFLETLFTMAGCVSPKKIVYFQSDIENGANVRMPEAYVPLIKAGDVLSVQVSSLNLEASTFFNPYAPISQSTPRAQQPTNSPGLPEMAGYMVSATGEIELPLIGLLKVEKLTISQTSALIKEKLATYLKEPTVNVRNLNFRISVLGEVMRPSLFTVPNDQITLIEALSLAGDATIYGRRDNILVVREENGQKTFARVDITRRSLFRSPYYYLHPNDIVYVEPGRARVNNADHFYQIVPAILSALSLVAIILSRTY from the coding sequence ATGAATTATACATTTTACGATTACCCTTCTCAGCGTACTTTTCTAAGATTCTTTATTACTGTCATTTTTTTGGAGACCTTATTTACTATGGCTGGCTGCGTATCACCAAAAAAGATCGTCTACTTCCAGAGTGATATCGAAAATGGTGCCAATGTTCGCATGCCCGAAGCGTATGTTCCACTTATTAAGGCAGGCGATGTACTATCAGTTCAGGTAAGTAGCCTCAATCTTGAGGCAAGCACTTTTTTTAACCCATACGCCCCTATCTCTCAGAGTACTCCGCGCGCCCAACAGCCTACAAATAGCCCAGGGTTACCCGAAATGGCAGGATATATGGTATCAGCTACGGGCGAAATTGAACTGCCACTGATTGGCCTGCTGAAGGTAGAAAAGTTAACCATTTCTCAAACCAGCGCACTGATCAAAGAAAAACTGGCTACTTATCTGAAGGAGCCAACGGTGAACGTACGAAACCTGAACTTCCGCATTTCAGTACTCGGGGAAGTGATGCGGCCTTCACTCTTTACAGTTCCCAACGATCAGATTACCCTGATCGAAGCCCTCAGTTTGGCCGGTGATGCCACCATTTACGGACGGCGCGACAATATTCTGGTCGTTCGGGAGGAGAACGGGCAGAAGACCTTTGCCCGCGTTGATATTACCAGGCGAAGCCTGTTCCGATCACCGTATTACTATTTACATCCAAACGATATTGTTTACGTAGAGCCCGGCCGGGCCCGAGTCAATAATGCCGATCATTTTTATCAGATCGTACCAGCCATTCTAAGCGCCTTGTCGTTAGTTGCCATCATCCTGTCACGAACCTACTAA
- a CDS encoding histidine kinase (PFAM: ATP-binding region ATPase domain protein; histidine kinase A domain protein; histidine kinase HAMP region domain protein~SMART: ATP-binding region ATPase domain protein; histidine kinase A domain protein; histidine kinase HAMP region domain protein~KEGG: gsu:GSU0452 sensor histidine kinase), producing the protein MTLRNRLTSLFTAIVSGLLLLFCGVIYLVAERHRQYEFRERLEAEAVTSAELLFGPDTTGRQLYKLLDKNHMTVLDEEEIIIYDYRNRIVYESGTDYLTVSKSQLDQVRLAGRLYWRVGLREIIGVRYTQHNNRLVVLASGVDKYGFSKQRALALLLSIGWGLAVLIVFGSGLVYAGRALRPIRRIIRQIDTITASKLERRLAESTDADELTQLAQRFNRMLDRLEEAFRQQRTFVSHASHELRTPLTAITGQLEVALLAGDDLDELRATVQSVLEDVRDLNRLTNGLLSLANVSVDESAVAVGAVPLDELVWQVRADLLRLRPDYTVAVTFGELPNQQTALLVTGSESLLRTALFNLMENGGKFSPDHRVSVRLAIESDTIALTFHNQGPPIPAEELPEIFKPFQRGTNGRTVAGHGIGLSLTQRIVQLHRGRLTVTSNAAQGTFFRLDLPRSA; encoded by the coding sequence ATGACCCTCCGCAATCGACTGACGAGCCTGTTCACCGCCATTGTATCCGGCCTTTTGCTGCTGTTTTGCGGGGTTATCTACCTCGTTGCCGAACGCCACCGGCAATACGAGTTTCGCGAGCGGCTGGAAGCTGAAGCCGTTACTTCAGCCGAACTCCTATTCGGCCCCGACACCACCGGTCGGCAGTTATATAAGCTACTGGATAAGAACCATATGACGGTGCTGGATGAAGAAGAGATCATCATCTACGACTACCGAAACCGGATCGTCTATGAAAGCGGAACCGATTACCTTACGGTCTCCAAAAGTCAACTCGATCAGGTGCGGCTGGCGGGTCGGTTATACTGGCGTGTTGGCTTGCGTGAAATTATAGGTGTACGGTACACGCAGCATAATAACCGGCTGGTCGTCCTGGCCTCGGGGGTCGATAAGTATGGTTTTAGTAAACAGCGTGCACTGGCCCTGCTGCTGTCGATCGGCTGGGGACTCGCCGTACTGATTGTTTTTGGCAGCGGGCTTGTCTACGCGGGTCGGGCACTACGGCCTATCCGGCGAATCATCCGGCAGATCGACACGATCACAGCCTCCAAACTGGAAAGACGGCTGGCCGAAAGCACCGATGCCGATGAGTTGACCCAATTGGCCCAGCGCTTCAATCGTATGCTCGACCGGCTTGAAGAAGCCTTTCGCCAGCAACGAACCTTCGTTTCTCACGCATCGCATGAGTTACGGACTCCATTAACCGCCATTACGGGTCAGCTTGAAGTAGCCTTGCTGGCGGGAGATGATCTGGACGAGCTGCGGGCTACGGTCCAGTCGGTGCTGGAAGACGTGCGGGACCTGAACCGTCTGACCAACGGCTTACTGAGCCTGGCCAACGTCAGCGTGGATGAATCGGCCGTAGCCGTTGGGGCCGTACCCCTCGACGAACTGGTCTGGCAAGTGCGAGCAGACCTGCTGCGACTCCGGCCCGACTATACAGTAGCGGTTACATTCGGGGAGTTACCTAACCAGCAAACCGCCCTGCTGGTAACGGGCAGCGAATCGTTGTTGCGCACGGCGCTGTTTAACCTGATGGAAAATGGCGGCAAGTTCTCCCCCGACCATCGCGTGAGCGTCCGGCTGGCCATCGAATCGGACACGATTGCCTTGACATTTCACAACCAGGGGCCGCCCATTCCGGCTGAGGAATTACCCGAAATTTTTAAACCCTTCCAACGGGGTACCAACGGTCGAACAGTAGCTGGTCATGGTATTGGTTTATCACTTACGCAGCGGATTGTTCAACTGCACCGGGGTCGACTGACGGTTACCTCCAATGCAGCTCAGGGTACCTTTTTCCGGCTCGACCTCCCCCGATCTGCTTAA
- a CDS encoding two component transcriptional regulator, winged helix family (PFAM: response regulator receiver; transcriptional regulator domain protein~SMART: response regulator receiver~KEGG: sfu:Sfum_2007 two component transcriptional regulator, winged helix family), producing MTNTAKPHLLVVEDETKVALFIKKGLETQSLTVTVAADGREGKRLISSERFDLVILDVNLPFVSGLELAEYIRTKNAQMPILMLTALDSTTDKLMGFEAGADDYLAKPFDFLELVARVRALLRRSAPPEESQPILRLADLELDRQQKVARRAGRTIDLTAREFALLDYLLRNQGRVVSRVDIAEQVWDVGFDTGTNVIDVYVNYLRNKIDKGEPVKLIHTVVGFGYVLKEK from the coding sequence ATGACAAATACAGCAAAGCCCCACTTGTTGGTTGTTGAAGACGAAACCAAAGTGGCCCTCTTCATAAAAAAAGGACTTGAAACGCAATCCCTCACCGTCACCGTTGCAGCTGATGGTCGGGAAGGCAAACGCCTGATTAGCTCGGAACGCTTTGACCTGGTTATCCTCGATGTCAATCTACCTTTTGTGAGCGGGCTGGAATTGGCCGAATACATACGCACTAAAAATGCTCAAATGCCCATTCTGATGCTCACGGCCCTCGACTCAACCACCGACAAACTCATGGGATTCGAAGCCGGAGCGGACGACTATCTGGCCAAACCATTCGACTTTCTGGAGCTGGTGGCTCGCGTTCGGGCATTACTCCGCCGGTCGGCCCCGCCCGAAGAAAGCCAGCCCATACTGCGGCTGGCCGATCTGGAACTGGACCGTCAGCAAAAGGTAGCCCGACGCGCCGGGCGAACCATCGACCTGACCGCCCGGGAGTTTGCCTTACTGGACTATCTGCTGCGCAATCAGGGAAGGGTCGTATCGCGGGTCGATATTGCCGAACAGGTCTGGGATGTAGGTTTCGATACCGGCACTAATGTTATTGATGTGTATGTAAATTACCTTCGGAACAAAATTGACAAAGGCGAACCTGTGAAGCTGATTCATACCGTTGTTGGCTTCGGCTATGTGCTGAAGGAAAAATAA
- a CDS encoding natural resistance-associated macrophage protein (PFAM: natural resistance-associated macrophage protein~KEGG: amc:MADE_01595 putative manganese/divalent cation transport protein (NRAMP family)) — translation MMNDELYKVFSTFIVHHSPFLKVPKALSFRSGLGSVLFWSVISAAFIGPGTVTTCSMAGSRFGLDLLWTLTFSTIGTIVLQEAAARVTIASGLTLGELLTKVYGLRVRWLLVILFGAVAVGCAAYQAGNILGAVSGLSLLTADHVTALNPQLLTILLGLICIGLLWQGSTRLIANFLGLVVFIMGVAFAYVAANASPTAAELTTALVVPSLPPNATVLAIGLIGTTIVPYNLFLGSGIGQTQSLSEMRWGIGIAVLIGGFISMAILVSGTLVTGDFSFQNVSQTLSSRLGNWAGGLFAFGLFAAGFTSALTAPLAAAITAKSLLGWSENSLAYKAVWLTVMVVGLTFGLLGIKPIPVIVLAQAANGLLLPVVTVFLFIAINKKTIIPEAYRNRLWQNALMLIIVSVTAFLGLRNVWLALMNN, via the coding sequence ATGATGAACGATGAATTGTACAAAGTTTTTTCTACATTCATCGTTCATCATTCACCATTTTTAAAAGTGCCTAAAGCTCTATCTTTCCGCTCCGGTCTTGGGAGCGTGTTGTTCTGGTCAGTTATTTCGGCCGCGTTTATTGGTCCCGGCACCGTAACAACCTGCTCAATGGCGGGTTCACGCTTCGGTCTCGATTTGCTCTGGACTCTTACATTCTCTACTATTGGCACCATCGTTTTGCAGGAAGCAGCCGCCCGGGTTACCATCGCTTCGGGGCTTACTCTGGGTGAATTACTGACCAAAGTATATGGGTTACGGGTCCGATGGCTACTCGTCATTCTGTTTGGTGCTGTTGCCGTAGGCTGCGCTGCCTATCAGGCTGGCAACATTCTCGGGGCCGTCTCTGGTTTATCGCTGCTTACCGCCGATCATGTAACGGCCCTCAACCCCCAGTTACTAACCATATTGCTGGGTCTTATCTGTATAGGTTTGCTCTGGCAGGGGTCTACCCGGCTTATTGCCAACTTTCTGGGATTAGTCGTTTTCATAATGGGTGTTGCTTTTGCCTACGTAGCGGCCAACGCATCGCCCACTGCTGCCGAACTCACAACCGCACTTGTCGTTCCCTCACTCCCGCCCAACGCTACCGTGCTGGCTATTGGCCTGATTGGTACTACCATCGTACCCTATAACCTCTTTCTTGGCTCGGGCATCGGCCAAACACAGTCATTATCCGAAATGCGTTGGGGTATTGGTATTGCTGTGCTTATTGGCGGGTTTATTTCAATGGCCATTCTGGTGTCGGGCACGCTGGTAACGGGCGATTTCTCGTTTCAGAACGTTTCCCAGACCCTTTCCAGTCGCCTGGGCAATTGGGCAGGGGGTTTATTTGCTTTCGGGCTTTTCGCAGCCGGTTTTACATCGGCCCTGACCGCCCCGTTGGCCGCTGCGATAACCGCGAAAAGCCTGCTTGGCTGGTCCGAAAACTCTCTGGCTTATAAGGCGGTATGGCTTACAGTTATGGTGGTGGGGCTGACGTTCGGGTTGTTAGGTATCAAACCCATACCTGTTATTGTGCTCGCACAGGCTGCAAATGGGCTGTTACTCCCGGTAGTAACGGTATTTTTATTCATTGCCATCAATAAAAAAACCATTATTCCGGAAGCGTATCGGAATCGACTGTGGCAAAACGCACTGATGCTTATTATTGTTAGTGTTACGGCTTTTCTCGGCCTTAGAAATGTGTGGCTGGCACTGATGAATAACTAG
- a CDS encoding Ferritin Dps family protein (PFAM: Ferritin Dps family protein~KEGG: pla:Plav_2302 ferritin Dps family protein), which translates to MQPNIGLEKDVLKQDNILLNDFLSDLHVVYIKTRKYHWNVAGPNFMEYHKFFEKQYKAIEAEIDEVAERIRQLGGTPLATMAEFIHNTSLKEDSGKPKDTADMFRNLLSDHEQIVRELREDVDKCDEELKDAGTADFLTGLMEAHEAMAWMLRKYLS; encoded by the coding sequence ATGCAACCCAATATTGGCCTTGAAAAAGATGTCCTCAAACAGGACAACATACTCCTCAACGACTTTCTGTCCGACCTGCATGTCGTGTACATCAAAACCCGCAAATACCACTGGAACGTAGCGGGGCCGAATTTTATGGAATACCATAAATTCTTTGAAAAACAGTACAAAGCCATTGAAGCTGAGATTGATGAAGTGGCCGAGCGGATTCGGCAGTTAGGCGGCACTCCGCTGGCGACCATGGCCGAATTTATCCACAACACCAGTCTTAAAGAAGATTCGGGCAAGCCGAAAGACACGGCAGATATGTTCCGGAATTTGCTCTCGGATCATGAGCAGATTGTTCGTGAACTGCGCGAAGATGTAGACAAGTGCGACGAAGAACTGAAAGACGCCGGTACGGCCGATTTCCTGACCGGCCTGATGGAGGCCCACGAAGCAATGGCCTGGATGCTGCGTAAATACCTTTCGTAG
- a CDS encoding Xylose isomerase domain protein TIM barrel (PFAM: Xylose isomerase domain protein TIM barrel~KEGG: vei:Veis_0067 xylose isomerase domain- containing protein) yields the protein MSSTRRRFLTTATALAGATLLPDSQPAQAKPVAKSFPIACNSYTWLTFYQRQGKTWMADPDASLAEFAQSGITAYEPAVNSAADVTKLFPLLTKHKLAMHSLYVNSTLHEAHEAQKSIDSVLEIADAARPAGTSIFVTNPSPIKWGTNDDKTDADLTEQARNLDRLGAELRKRGITLAYHTHAPEHRQAAREFHHMLLATDPKNVSLCLDAHWVYRGSGNSQVALFDVVKLYGKRVVEVHIRQSKNGIWQETFGEGDIDYKRLATELKAHNVRPNLVLEQCLEKGSPDTMSAVDAHKQDLAMVKTLFAGLLG from the coding sequence ATGTCCTCTACACGACGCCGTTTTCTCACCACCGCCACCGCTTTGGCCGGGGCTACGCTGCTTCCCGACAGCCAACCGGCTCAGGCAAAACCAGTAGCAAAGTCGTTTCCCATTGCCTGTAATTCATACACCTGGCTTACTTTTTACCAGCGGCAGGGCAAAACCTGGATGGCCGACCCCGATGCGTCGCTGGCAGAATTCGCGCAGTCTGGCATAACGGCTTACGAGCCAGCAGTTAATTCGGCAGCAGACGTAACGAAACTCTTCCCCTTGCTGACAAAGCATAAGCTGGCGATGCACTCGCTCTACGTGAACAGCACGCTCCACGAGGCACACGAAGCGCAGAAATCCATCGACTCCGTTCTGGAAATTGCGGATGCCGCCCGTCCCGCCGGAACGTCGATCTTCGTTACCAATCCCAGCCCTATAAAATGGGGTACGAACGACGACAAAACCGATGCTGATTTAACCGAGCAAGCCCGCAACCTCGACCGGCTCGGTGCCGAACTCCGAAAACGTGGCATTACGCTGGCCTACCATACCCACGCCCCCGAGCACCGGCAGGCCGCCCGCGAGTTTCATCACATGCTGTTGGCCACCGACCCCAAAAATGTGTCCCTTTGCCTGGATGCTCACTGGGTGTACCGGGGGTCTGGGAATTCGCAGGTGGCCTTGTTCGACGTAGTCAAACTATACGGCAAGCGGGTCGTTGAAGTTCACATCCGACAGTCGAAGAACGGCATCTGGCAGGAAACGTTTGGGGAGGGAGATATTGATTACAAACGACTGGCTACCGAATTGAAAGCCCATAATGTTCGTCCGAATCTGGTACTGGAACAATGTCTGGAGAAGGGGTCGCCCGATACGATGAGCGCCGTGGACGCCCACAAGCAGGATTTGGCTATGGTAAAAACCTTGTTTGCCGGGTTGCTAGGATAG
- a CDS encoding protein of unknown function DUF1311 (PFAM: protein of unknown function DUF1311~KEGG: neu:NE2444 putative periplasmic protein): MLINFPKLLIAGFLLIVATASFGQTQSSLNNEQLQTFQQADKALNSVYQKILKQYSADKEFIKNLKIAQRIWVQFRDAEVSMKYPARPAGYYGSAQPMCEAAYRTELTQQRTRTLTVWLTGIEEGDVCAGSVEVKD, encoded by the coding sequence ATGCTCATCAATTTCCCTAAGCTATTGATCGCTGGTTTTCTTTTGATCGTCGCCACCGCATCGTTTGGACAAACGCAATCGTCCCTGAACAACGAGCAGTTACAAACCTTTCAACAGGCCGACAAAGCCCTGAATAGTGTTTACCAGAAGATTTTGAAGCAGTACAGCGCCGATAAGGAGTTTATCAAAAACCTTAAAATAGCACAACGAATCTGGGTTCAGTTTCGGGATGCTGAGGTTAGTATGAAATATCCGGCTCGCCCGGCTGGTTATTATGGTAGCGCCCAACCCATGTGCGAAGCCGCCTACCGCACAGAGCTTACTCAGCAACGAACCCGAACCCTTACCGTCTGGCTAACAGGCATTGAGGAAGGCGATGTGTGCGCCGGTTCTGTGGAAGTGAAGGATTGA